One Lepus europaeus isolate LE1 chromosome 7, mLepTim1.pri, whole genome shotgun sequence DNA segment encodes these proteins:
- the C7H11orf86 gene encoding uncharacterized protein C11orf86 homolog isoform X1: protein MCWNRTRAGDFPPGGWRHEFIPEGRTVPAAFGAMGTGLRSQSLRGPRPSYGKLQDPRGRPLEGRPRRALSLRQERDKPRAQGPEGDTEGLNVPAQEWLPGALGDTEQLIQERRGSGGRWLRHCGQQVKRRWDSLVASFPSVTLSRSASPEPPLGTAS from the exons ATGTGCTGGAACAGGACCAGAGCAG GTGACTTCCCACCAGGTGGGTGGAGGCATGAGTTCATCCCAGAAGGCAGGACTGTGCCGGCCGCCTTCGGAGCCATGGGGACCGGGCTGCGCAGCCAGTCCTTGCGAGGGCCCCGGCCCTCCTACGGGAAGCTCCAGGATCCACGGGGGAGACCCCTGGAAGGCAGACCCCGGCGAGCACTGAGCCTCAGACAGGAGCGGGacaagcccagggcccagggccccgaGGGAGACACGGAAGGGCTGAACGTCCCCGCTCAGGAGTGGCTGCCCGGGGCCCTGGGGGACACAGAGCAGCTGATCCAAGAGCGACGTGGCAGCGGCGGGCGGTGGCTGAGGCACTGTGGACAG CAGGTGAAGAGAAGGTGGGACAGCCTTGTCGCCAGCTTCCCCAGCGTCACCCTGAGTCGGTCGGCCTCCCCGGAGCCACCGCTGGGCACCGCCAGCTAA
- the C7H11orf86 gene encoding uncharacterized protein C11orf86 homolog isoform X2 yields MCWNRTRAGDFPPGGWRHEFIPEGRTVPAAFGAMGTGLRSQSLRGPRPSYGKLQDPRGRPLEGRPRRALSLRQERDKPRAQGPEGDTEGLNVPAQEWLPGALGDTEQLIQERRGSGGRWLRHCGQVKRRWDSLVASFPSVTLSRSASPEPPLGTAS; encoded by the exons ATGTGCTGGAACAGGACCAGAGCAG GTGACTTCCCACCAGGTGGGTGGAGGCATGAGTTCATCCCAGAAGGCAGGACTGTGCCGGCCGCCTTCGGAGCCATGGGGACCGGGCTGCGCAGCCAGTCCTTGCGAGGGCCCCGGCCCTCCTACGGGAAGCTCCAGGATCCACGGGGGAGACCCCTGGAAGGCAGACCCCGGCGAGCACTGAGCCTCAGACAGGAGCGGGacaagcccagggcccagggccccgaGGGAGACACGGAAGGGCTGAACGTCCCCGCTCAGGAGTGGCTGCCCGGGGCCCTGGGGGACACAGAGCAGCTGATCCAAGAGCGACGTGGCAGCGGCGGGCGGTGGCTGAGGCACTGTGGACAG GTGAAGAGAAGGTGGGACAGCCTTGTCGCCAGCTTCCCCAGCGTCACCCTGAGTCGGTCGGCCTCCCCGGAGCCACCGCTGGGCACCGCCAGCTAA